The nucleotide sequence TTTGAGAGGAGTCGGTGTAGCAGCCCCATCACAGTTGCATTTAATCCATCTCTAAATAGGAGGGTGCCAGATAACCTCCTTGACAGTAAGACTCCTTGGAGGATGAATGCTGACATTGAGAAATTTCATGATTAAAAATTCTGTAATAGAAGAGCTAGCTGATAGCCTTGACAGGTTAGCAGACAAAGAAACACTTGAAATAATTTGGGAAACTGCAAACTTCCGATGagtgtttttgttgttaaatcTTGCATTGTTTCTAGAACACCAAATTGCATTTAAGATATAGATAATGGTTGCCTGAATAGTAAGCTTGCATTGAGGGGACCATCCCTTATCACAATCTTTCCATAGATCATCAACAGTTGGGAAGGAAAGAGACAAATTAAGGACAGAAGCAAACCATCTCCACAAATGAGTAGCAAAAGCGCAAGTGAAGAAGAGATGAAAAGTTGATTCCTCTTGATGTCTGCAGCTGCTGCACATTGATGGAATTAAGAGACCTCTTTCCTTAAGTTTTTCATCAACAAGGATTTTATCATGCATGAATCTCCAGACTAAAAGAGATTTAGATGGAGGGATGTATAGAGACCAGATGGATTTAGCCCAATGAAGCTCCTGAAAGCTGTTAGCTTTGAAAATATATGTATCTTTAAGAGATAATTGCCCATTTGTAGTTTCTTTCCAAACTAATTCATCATTCTGAGGAGAAATTGGGATGATTTCA is from Medicago truncatula cultivar Jemalong A17 chromosome 1, MtrunA17r5.0-ANR, whole genome shotgun sequence and encodes:
- the LOC112418617 gene encoding uncharacterized protein — its product is MENSCWLLGDGRSIRWNLPPHFSSAFPKIRSLVNNEIIPISPQNDELVWKETTNGQLSLKDTYIFKANSFQELHWAKSIWSLYIPPSKSLLVWRFMHDKILVDEKLKERGLLIPSMCSSCRHQEESTFHLFFTCAFATHLWRWFASVLNLSLSFPTVDDLWKDCDKGWSPQCKLTIQATIIYILNAIWCSRNNARFNNKNTHRKFAVSQIISSVSLSANLSRLSASSSITEFLIMKFLNVSIHPPRSLTVKEVIWHPPI